DNA sequence from the Vicia villosa cultivar HV-30 ecotype Madison, WI linkage group LG3, Vvil1.0, whole genome shotgun sequence genome:
ATCTTCCACCTCCACTTACTTAAGAGAGCCAAATTAAAATCTAACACATTCTTTATTCCAATACCACCTTTGTCAAATGGTTTAGTAACCTCCTTCCAACTAATCCAATGAATACACCTCCTACCATCTCTTCCACCCCATAAGAAAGAGCTTTGAATACGAGTAATCTCCTTGACTACCTTGAGAGGCATCTTATAAAAAGACATAGTGAACACCGTTAAAGAACTCAAAATAGATTTCAATAAAGTTATTCTACCACCAATAttgagaaacctatttttccaccCCGCCAACCGATGTTTCAACTTGGAAATGAGCGGTCTCCAAGTCTCAAAATTCCTCGGGTTGTAACCAACCGGAATCCCAAGGAAATGAAAATtgctctcttcaatcttgcaCGCAAGAACAAAAGAAGCGGCTTCCAAAAAACCTCCATTAACGTTTATCCCAATCAACTTGCTTTTGTGGTAATTTATTCCCAAACCCGAGACCAACTCAAAAGCCTTTAACGCCGCTTTAATGGCCCACACATGTTTCCAAGTACCTTTCCCCACCAAAAGtgtatcatccgcgaattgaagGATATCCACATCACACTTCCGATGAATAGAAAAGCTTTCAAAATCACCCACTTCTATAGATTTCCTAATCAACCCCGTTAACCCTTCCGCTACTATCACAAAAAGGAAAGGCGATaaaggatctccttgtctcaatcCCTTGGCTACCTCAAAATCCTTAGTCGGACTACCATTCACAAGAACCGACATTTGACTCTTGAAGATAAGCTTTTCCATCCAACCGACCCATTTATCACCGAAACCCATCCTTCTAAGCATATACCTCAAGAAGTTCCAATTCACCTTgtcataagccttttcaaaatcaactttgaaaAGTAAACAATCCGTCCCTTCTTTCCTAGCATAATCCACCACCTCATTTGCCACTACAACACCATCCAACATATGACGGCCCGGCACAAAACCACTTTGACACGAAGATATGATCTTCCCAAGGATCCTCTTAATTCTACCCGCCAATAACTTAGCCAATACCTTGTACATACTTCCTACCAAACAAATCGGTCGGTAATCATCTAAAGAAATGGGATTGTTAGATTTGGGAATCAAAGTAATGAAAGAAGATGTTACTGCTTTAGAAAGGGAGCCTCCTTCATAGAAACTTTTGAAAAAACCCACTACATCTTCTTTAAGGAAATACCAACACTTCttgaaaaagagaagagaatACCCATCCGGCCCCGGGCTCTTCGAACCACCACAACTCCATAAAGCTTCTTTTATCTCTTCTTCTAAGAAAGGACTTTCAAGAATCGTCAAATCGGAATCACTCACCCTCTTGAAAACTATCCCATCCAAGAAAGGTCTCACCTCCTCATCCTCTTTAAATTTAGTATTAAAGTGCCTAAACACTTCCCCTTTGACATCATCCACCGCCTCAACCATTCCTTCGGGAGAAAGAATTGGTCCAATATGATTTATACTCCTTCTTTCTTTGATCGCCTTATGAAAAAAACCGCTATTTGTATCTCCCTCCTTCAACCATTTCAATCTAGACTTTTGAATAAGCATATTCTCCTTAATTTGAAGATCCCTCCAAAATCTACTAGAAGCTTCCCTCCTCTTTTCGGCCATTTCCTTGATCAATTCATCGTCCCCCACCTCCAAACTCTCATCACATAAATTGATATTCCTCACGTCATTCTCTATGTTCATATCAAATCTCCCAAAAACCTCTTCATTCCacctttttaatttgaatttaagggCTTTCAACTTCTCCTTTAAAACAAAGTCCCCTCTTCCCTCCACCTTTAAACAACTCCATTCCTTTTCAAGAAACGGAAGAAAAGAGTCCGaagaaaaccattcattattaaATCTAAATGGTTTAGGTCCCCAATTAACTTTGTCAACCACCAACCAAATCGGACAATGGTCCGAGATATCCCTCTCGCCCGTTAATTGACCCACCACACCCCACCTATCCACCACCACATCCGATATAAGAAAGCGATCCAACCTACTCATAGTCTTGCCATCACCACTATACCACGTAAATTTCTTACCCTTACACGGAATATCCACCAAAGAAGACTTATGGATAAAATCCGCAAAGAGATTCATCTCACCTAGGTTAGCCGAAGCCGTAGaaccctttctttctcttctattttttacCGCATTGAAATCCCCTCCAATGATCCACTCCCCATCTTTGTATTTCTCCTTTAAACTCCCCAACACCTCCCacaaccttttctttttttccgAAGAACAAGAAGAATAAACATTACAAACATAGTACCAATGATTTTCCCACTTCACCTTGACGCCAAGATAACCGTCCCCTCTAAAACTACTATCCACCTCCACCTTTCCTTCCTTCCAAAGAATTAACATGCCCCCCGAAGCTCCCAAAGCATTAGAATAAGAATAACCGATGTCTTGTTCGCTCCAAAAACTCTTTGCAAAAAAGTCCTTAAATTCTTTAATCTTCGTTTCTTGAATCAAAAAAATATCCGCTTTCCCTTTTTTAATGATAGTATTCACCCTCCTTCTCTTTAAAGAATTACCCCCTCCCCTAATGTTCATAGAACCAATAATCATTTCAAACTAGTAGTAAGCTCCTTCCTATCTTCCATTATGACTTTACCAACTTTCTCGAGATTTTCAATCCTACTCCTTAAATTATCCCTACCCTCCGCGTCCACCACACCCAACGAAACTATTGCCGACAACAATTTCTTACCAACATCTCCCTCTAAAAAATTCCATTGTCTATCATTGCACCTTTGAATATCCGACGCTTCTAGATGGTTACCGTAAAAAACAGAATCTTCGCCACTGAACTGATGAATAGAATCCGACTTAGAGATATTTGAAGTCACCTCCTTCACACTTTTCCCTATCATGTTCTTGATTTTCTGAGCACAGCCACTGCCCCTTCCTCCCCTCACCTTTTTCTGTTTTATTTCCATCCTCTTGTCCCTGCCAATGTTAGCAATATTTCTGAAACGCACCCTCTTGGAGGTCCCCACACCACTGCCTGATAGCTGCAGCCTGTTATCCCTACAACAACCTCCTGCTGCTTCAATACCAGATCCAATAACACTAACTTCCTGCCCCTTGCTAGAAAAAGAACCGGCATCATGAACCTTCTTCAAAGCATCATCAAAGAACCCAGGTTTATTAAGGAAAGAATCGGACACAGTGCAGGGAACATTCTCAGACTCAGAATTTGTTACCCGTAACTCATCGCACCGCTTATGCTGTGAACAACACCTATGACCGACAGAATTTTCATCCCTCCTAACTCCCCCACCCAGAACCTCCTTCGTACCAATCTGTTCTTCCGAAAAACTAGCAACCGGAACTAAAAGAGGAGCGATTTCCGGAACAGCATTGATCGAATCAAAAACTTCATCCTCGAATACGCAATTATCAGACCACAAATTCTCGGATTCTACAGAATCAGAAACAGAAGAAAGAGTTTTGCGGGTACCTGGAGAGTTTCTAATTGAACCGACGGCATCCTCCTTCAAAACAAGATTGAACTCCTTCCCATCAATTTGAACCATCAACGAATTAGGCAGCGAATAATCAATCTGAACCCTCACCATAAGCCTCGCCGTATCAAAGTTAGACCTATCCGCCGTTGACTCATCCGTGCAAATAAAACTGCCCATGGAGTTAGCTAAAGCGACAAAGAAATTTGCGTTCCAAGCGTGAATTGGAACCCCATAAATGCTAACCCAGATGACTCTCCCTTCATCGCGATCGAATTCGTTCCATCTCCTAATCTCAGAAAACCACTGCTTCCACCAAGTTTCGCCTTCCCCAATTAGATCTTCGATCACACCTTCCTCCACTTCTTCTAAAAGGCACATATTTCTCCCCATCGGTGTCACTTTTACTTGGAAAAAGCCTTCCATTTCGAAATGCGTTTGAATATTGTATGTCGATCCAGGAATTAGCACAAACCCCACATAAGCCCTTGCCAACCTGTTCCTATCTTCAGCACTGGTTTCAAAACAGAACACAGGTTTGCGAACCTCAGGAATTTTGACTCCACCCCCATTGTTGACTACACTGGCATACGATCTGTTATCGGTTTTACTCGTACCCACCTTCCCAACATCCTTCCTCCCCCTATTCACCGCCCCCTGAGATAATGGCTCTTTCCCCTGCCTCCCACTTGATCTGTCAAACCTGGGCAGATTCGCGTAGATTTTTTTCCCCAAAATCatcacattgtcacacctaaTCGCCAATACCCTTCCATCCTCTACTTCTTCAAACCTAACAAAACCGAATTTCCTCCCAAATCGATTCTTTCTGGGTGATATAACCACCTCCACGACCTTCCCAATGCAGGCGAAGAGATCAAAGAAATGCTTCGCTGAGTAGTTATCAGGAAAGCGAGAGAAATAAATGGTCGTTATCTGCGCATCCTTGTTTTTGGAACCGCCGCCTCCCCATGGAAAAACGTCCCAACGCTGAACCTGACTCCTGAAGTTCCTTCTCCTAGCTACCACCCACTCACCGCCTTGCCGGCTTCCACTCACGGCCATCGGAGACAAAGTAAAACCCTACCCCCTTTTAGAGAGAGGGCGGAGCACGCATCGTAGAGagagaaagtttttttttatttcatattttttatgcatttatCACTAATGCAATCATACAATTTATTTAATATCTATTATTCTAGATTGTACGGTTTAGATATATcatgatattatttttatataactcataaatttaatacaatttaaataatttaatttataatatatttatgattaTAAAACTcacaatatatgaatatataataGTTTCAAAATGatagtttaaaaatgaaatacaattgtaattttttttattcctcCTTTAAGAAGTTGTATTCTGTATTTGGGAAAGAGTCCACCTCATACTCTATTCTATTTCAGGGATACTTATAAATTTAGGTGATGATGTGATAAAAAATTTAGAGGAGGAGAAATTGGAGACTCAAACTAAGGTAATACAGTATGATAAAACAGTTATATAAAAAATGTAATTTAATGCtttaaagaaaattatatataaaaataacttatataTGAATTCAATATTTAAAGCAATGTCAATTTTacgtaataaaaaataaataaatattagtctatgacaaataaataaataaaaaacataaaaataattttcacttatttatataacaacataaaaattatttttttttgaggCAGAGTTTCCCTGAACTGTTTTCCTGATAAATATTAATTGACAAGAAGAGAGATTATTCATTCAAATCTGGACATGTAATGTGTTTTCTGCTATGTCTGTTGTTTGTTCTTCTGTTACACTtcataaaaacagagaaataaaaagggataaaaatactaaaaaaatagaTAGGGATAAAGATACTCAAAGAAAGTTCAATTGGGAAGAATTTTATTTGATGCATTTGGAAAGATAGAAATCACATCTTGTTCAATAATTCCATATATATTTAGTGAGGTTTATCAAAATCATATAATTTTTATAAGTTTTGTATCATCTGTTTCCTGtttaagaaattttaatttttataggtTTTGTATCCTCTGTTTTTCTGTTTAAGGAAGGATGATTGTGAAACACAGAAGACAATACATTCTCCTTTTAAATTGTCTTCTGTTTGGACAAGAATACTCTTGTACTCTATTAATGATAATTTTTGCttgaaaaaaattgtaattaatctaaaattatttatattatttaacaaaTTCAACTAAAAAACCATTAccgttaaataaataaaataattttaatggttaccctaattaaaatacaaataaaataaaatatagatcTAACTTTATAATTTGAGATTTTAAATTTGAGATCTTTGATACAAATTATTAATGAAATGCATTTTGATAatttaccttttatttttattgaacaaCCTACCACTCACATAAATAACAGTGTTTATCTCTTCATTATTCTCATGAATAATCATGATTGTTCAGACTGATATTACTTTATAGGTTTCATTCCTCTCTAACTTCTTCAACATGGGGACAACAATTGAGTCTCAGTCACACAATAAACAAAGcagtaaaataaaattacataaatTACATGAGACTTTTTACAGATGAGTAAGGCTTAAAAATTTCACCTAATGGACCCATGTTTGAATAATCAATAGATAAAACGGATGATTCACCTGTTGCAGAAGCATTTTTGTCTACAGTGTCTGCAGAACTAATCCCTCTTGGTTGAATTGGAACAAGAGTGGGATTGTATAAGAGAGTATTATACTGTGGAAGTGACTTCATACACTGATGATTCACAGGTATGCTGTAGTGCCAACCTGAGTTAGAAGCACCAAGAGACATTGGATCTCCATTCAGCATCCTATTCACCCAACTCATAAAATCATTAACAAGTAAACATAACAATAAGCATAGATAAAAACATAACAATAAACATAGATATAAACATTTTACCTTGGTTGCTTATTTGAAGGCTCAAAACTTGAAGCTAATTGGACACCAGAGTTTCGATTATCAGAGGAAACGGAAGGTTGGAGATAAGGAGGAGAAGATGTGGATGCAGCAAAATGTGAGGAATAATTTCTTGTATGATTGTTGCGAAGTTCCGCAGATTTTTTTGAACGGCGAGTACCTCTATGCATGTGTCGATCACAATACTGATTATTAGGACCAACACCTCTTGAACATCTCCATTGTTTTCCATCCGTTCTTCGACATCTTCCTTCCACGGGATCATTAATATTATAACTTGATGAGGTACTACATGATGAGGTAGGGGTGGATGAGAGAAGATAAGAAGGAACCGAAACACAAGCTGTAAAATACTTGTAAATGGTAATCTGTCTTTCAAGCTCTCTCAATTGAACTTTTGTGAAAGGATTCCCTAATGAAGCTGTCTTTCCACCTCCTGTGAAACCACAACCAACACATAAACACATTcaactattattaattttaacatgtttttgttctttatattaaataatgaaaaaattaataaaaagtgaAACACAACTTAACCTGCAGATTTGAGGATTGTTGACCTAGGGCTGGTGTTGCTGTTTTTGGCGAGTCCCTTGTTCTTATTGAAACTTCTCATGGCTGAAACTATAAAATAACTTCTAGTTGGTTATTCTGAATTATAAAAAGAATATGAACAAAATTAACTTTAAGAATCACCcgcaaaaatgaataaaatgatCTTTTCAAGATATGAACTttttaggtaaaaaaaaaaaatagtaatgtTTATAGCATATGGATTGATGTGTATTTTTATCCCTAGAATGAAATGATATTAATGGTATAGAAGTAAGGTTTGAGGCATCTTTTTGTGCTAATGTAATGTAATTTTTTTAGTATGCACTCTTGTTGGAATGGAGATAAAGAAAAAGAACGTTATGGTTATCGTCTTAGGTTTGTTAGGTTTTAGGATTTTTTATGCATCTGGCATTCATAGTATCTACTAAAGAGATAGATATATAGGAAAAAAATAACTCACTTATTTTTTTGGTACCAATAACACTTtcaatataaaatagaaattaaagcggttcttatctttctttgaaTGAGATATGTTTTTAGTTCATCTTAGACGGCTTATATAGTGGTTGATACTTCACCGATTTAttgataaaattgaaaaaattaaataagaaacaGTAAAATATGATAATAAGATATGAGGTGTGTTCTTCCGCCTTAAATATGTTACTCAATACGCTACATTATTAGTTCATCTCATTTCTTCTTCTATGAAATAGCTcattacaaaataaagaaaatagaaactaaaatagatataaatactaaaataaaaataaaaataaaacaaatatttttttttgaagaaaaagcatTAAACTTTATTCACCAAAAACGATAAGTACAAGCCGATCGCTAGGATCCAGGCCATCCACGAATACCAAAGCCTAAGTCTCCTGTCTCATATGTTTCTACATATATGTTTCGTTGATGCATATATAACCGAACAAATATTTATTATCCATAATcgtaatgaaaaaaataatagttattaaattaaaaaaatattaattatgagTATTCAATTTTATGTATTATACATAAATTATAAAACATGTTTGGTAATTGATATTTCtacttttataaaataaaaatttaaaatatgtatgAGAGAAATTGTTATATATGATATGTAACGGCTTATTTCtaaaaattcatttatttaaaatatgttttgatGAGAGGTTGAAAAAAAGTAAtgaaaaaaacattttaatattGCAAATAAAATAGAGTACCGGAGGCGGAAACCTCGCAGTTGTTTGTTTGATTATTTCCACTTTGTCCACTGACTAAaaagatattaataataataatactaaaatgacacaaatattaattattaataaacgttAAAAATGTAGTTACTACATATTTATCATTGgtaaatattaaaaattggaCAAATATGAATATAAAATAAATTCTGAACACCCCATAAAGTTGAAATGAATATATCTTTAGCGGTCTTTTTTATAAAGAAATAATTTTTCTAAACTAAAAGTTACTAACGGTGattattcaatatttatttattataaataaagttTGCAACAATCAAattttttttgtacttttt
Encoded proteins:
- the LOC131658344 gene encoding growth-regulating factor 7-like, producing MRSFNKNKGLAKNSNTSPRSTILKSAGGGKTASLGNPFTKVQLRELERQITIYKYFTACVSVPSYLLSSTPTSSCSTSSSYNINDPVEGRCRRTDGKQWRCSRGVGPNNQYCDRHMHRGTRRSKKSAELRNNHTRNYSSHFAASTSSPPYLQPSVSSDNRNSGVQLASSFEPSNKQPRMLNGDPMSLGASNSGWHYSIPVNHQCMKSLPQYNTLLYNPTLVPIQPRGISSADTVDKNASATGESSVLSIDYSNMGPLGEIFKPYSSVKSLM